A genomic window from Silene latifolia isolate original U9 population chromosome 11, ASM4854445v1, whole genome shotgun sequence includes:
- the LOC141613460 gene encoding uncharacterized protein LOC141613460 has translation MGERIGPNPPSVSEILAFNKCLLDCTLKDINSFGCEHTWTKKRESNDRVWSRLDRVLTNPSWLVHYPSTHVQILPAGISDHSSLFVDIHETYVIRRNFSYINCWEKHKGYRSTVQKAWDIPVKGNQMFKLFAKLKNVRKHLIDLHRPSYSGLSKRVSDARKCLQECQMKLQQQSLDLHLIEQEKILLHNYFTFRKTERSSLQQRAKIKDVKFNDAHTSYFFSIIAAWKHQSFIGRIQDIHGTNREGLSEGQTVQEHDWGSLCREVTAGEIRKALFSMRSHKSPGQDGFSAQYFRTIWDIIKSDFCSAIQEFVMKGTMPKQANTTLLLEYLSSTIV, from the exons ATGGGAGAAAGAATTGGACCCAATCCACCCTCGGTCTCTGAAATTCTGGCTTTTAACAAGTGTTTATTAGATTGTACTTTGAAGGATATTAATAGTTTTGGCTGTGAACATACTTGGACCAAGAAAAGGGAATCTAATGATAGAGTTTGGTCCAGGTTGGATAGGGTCCTAACTAACCCTTCTTGGTTAGTTCACTATCCTTCCACACATGTTCAGATTCTCCCAGCCGGGATATCTGATCACTCCTCTTTATTCGTTGATATTCATGAAACCTATGTTATCAGAAGGAATTTTAGTTACATAAATTGTTGGGAAAAGCATAAAGGTTATAGATCTACTGTTCAAAAAGCATGGGACATCCCTGTTAAAGGCAACCAGATGTTCAAGCTTTTTGCAAAATTAAAGAATGTTAGAAAACATCTTATTGACTTGCATAGACCTAGCTATTCTGGGTTATCGAAGAGAGTCTCAGATGCTAGGAAATGTTTACAGGAATGCCAGATGAAACTTCAGCAACAATCCCTTGATTTACATCTTATTGAGCAGGAAAAGATTTTGCTGCATAACTATTTTACTTTCAGGAAAACTGAACGGAGTTCACTTCAACAAAGAGCCAAAATCAAGGATGTCAAGTTTAATGATGCGCATACTAGTTATTTCTTCTCTATAATTGCTGCTTGGAAACATCAAAGCTTCATTGGAAGAATTCAGGATATTCATGGTACTAATAGAGAGGGCTTATCTGAG GGGCAAACAGTTCAGGAACATGACTGGGGCTCCTTGTGTAGGGAGGTTACTGCAGGTGAAATCAGGAAAGCTCTTTTTTCCATGAGGTCTCATAAAAGTCCCGGTCAGGATGGCTTTTCTGCTCAATACTTTAGGACAATCTGGGACATCATCAAGTCTGATTTTTGTTCAGCTATTCAAGAATTTGTTATGAAGGGCACCATGCCAAAGCAAGCTAATACTACCCTACTGTTGGAGTatttgtcctcaacaatagtgtga